A section of the Stenotrophomonas acidaminiphila genome encodes:
- a CDS encoding RNA polymerase subunit sigma encodes MARPALRLGRVDTALQAPTDEALMLAYAEGDGEAFAELYARHRARLFHYLLGQLRDRALAEELFQDVWQRMILARSRWKPEASFATWLFRIAHNRLNDHWRAARHRPAAPDDAEQRTARLADACTPELLAHEQDERLRLRQAMAELPQEQQEVLILRLEQELSLEEIGQITGVGRETVKSRLRYAMDKLRARLSE; translated from the coding sequence GTGGCGCGGCCAGCGCTTAGGCTGGGCCGCGTGGATACCGCCCTCCAAGCCCCGACCGACGAAGCGCTGATGCTGGCCTACGCCGAAGGCGATGGCGAAGCCTTCGCCGAGCTGTATGCGCGGCATCGCGCGCGGCTGTTCCACTATCTGCTGGGCCAGCTGCGCGACCGCGCGTTGGCCGAGGAGCTGTTCCAGGACGTATGGCAGCGGATGATCCTGGCCCGCTCGCGCTGGAAGCCGGAGGCGAGCTTCGCCACCTGGCTGTTCCGCATCGCCCACAACCGCCTGAACGACCACTGGCGCGCGGCGCGGCACCGGCCCGCCGCCCCGGACGATGCCGAACAGCGCACCGCGCGCCTGGCCGATGCCTGCACCCCGGAACTGCTGGCCCACGAACAGGACGAAAGGCTGCGGCTGCGCCAGGCCATGGCCGAGTTGCCGCAGGAGCAGCAGGAAGTCCTGATCCTGCGCCTGGAGCAGGAACTGAGCCTGGAGGAGATCGGGCAGATCACCGGCGTGGGCCGGGAAACCGTCAAGTCGCGGCTGCGCTATGCGATGGACAAGCTGCGCGCGAGGTTGAGCGAATGA